A single Staphylococcus muscae DNA region contains:
- a CDS encoding epoxyqueuosine reductase QueH: MIQADTILEKMKNQKINYDKVLRKMIVNWTRNEERPSILLHSCCAPCSTYTLEFLTEHADVAIYFANPNIHPKNEYLRRARVQEQFVRDFNERTGVDVKYIEAPYKPHEFMKMAKTRGLTDAPEGGERCSACFGMRLEMVAEAAVELGYDYFGSAITLSPKKNAQLINEIGLDVQQLYDVNYLPSDFKKNKGYERSITMCNDYNIFRQCYCGCVFAAQQQGIDFKEVNQQAKAFLDALAEKDNVQS; the protein is encoded by the coding sequence ATGATTCAAGCAGATACAATATTAGAGAAAATGAAGAATCAAAAGATTAACTATGATAAAGTTTTGCGCAAAATGATTGTGAACTGGACACGCAACGAAGAACGACCTAGTATTTTATTACATAGTTGCTGTGCACCATGCAGTACATATACATTAGAGTTTTTAACAGAGCATGCAGATGTAGCAATATACTTTGCCAATCCAAATATCCATCCGAAAAATGAATATTTACGTCGTGCGCGTGTTCAAGAGCAATTTGTGAGAGACTTCAATGAACGCACAGGAGTAGATGTGAAGTATATAGAAGCGCCTTATAAGCCGCATGAATTTATGAAAATGGCAAAAACACGAGGCCTTACAGATGCACCTGAAGGCGGAGAACGTTGCTCGGCATGTTTTGGTATGCGCCTAGAGATGGTAGCAGAAGCCGCTGTTGAATTAGGCTATGATTATTTCGGCAGTGCCATCACGTTGTCACCGAAGAAAAACGCACAGCTCATCAATGAAATTGGGCTCGATGTACAACAACTTTATGATGTGAATTACTTGCCTAGTGACTTTAAAAAGAACAAAGGTTATGAGCGTTCAATCACGATGTGCAATGACTATAACATTTTCCGTCAATGCTACTGTGGTTGTGTATTTGCAGCACAACAACAAGGTATCGACTTTAAAGAAGTGAACCAACAAGCGAAGGCATTTTTGGATGCATTAGCAGAAAAAGACAACGTGCAATCGTAA
- a CDS encoding YozE family protein — protein sequence MSFYEYMQIYIGDDTPLGDLARCIHVDSQFPKELHNSDEILAWFREGSRLGQLNLADIKRAIAIYTQFGAAK from the coding sequence TTGAGCTTTTATGAATATATGCAAATTTACATTGGTGATGATACCCCATTAGGTGATTTGGCGAGATGCATTCATGTAGATTCTCAATTTCCTAAGGAGCTTCATAATTCCGATGAGATATTAGCGTGGTTTCGTGAAGGCTCTCGTCTCGGTCAATTGAATTTAGCGGACATTAAACGAGCAATTGCGATTTATACGCAATTTGGTGCCGCTAAGTGA
- a CDS encoding NAD(P)-dependent oxidoreductase, protein MKLGIIGASGKLGQLITKEAIDRGHEVTAIVRNKAKVTNDNIAVIEKDIFDLTQNDFKDFDVVVNAFGAPLGEEQIHVDAGNVLIEAAKGIDTRLIVVGGAGSLFVDEAKTTRLLETPEFPEVFKPTAVGSLRNLEILEKTTGLTWTFLSPAADFDYEGKRTGTYQLGKDNVIVNAKGDSYISYADYAIALVDEAEYGRFINTRFTVVGEAE, encoded by the coding sequence ATGAAGCTAGGAATTATTGGTGCAAGTGGAAAATTAGGTCAGTTGATCACAAAAGAAGCGATAGATAGAGGGCATGAAGTCACAGCGATTGTACGTAATAAAGCGAAAGTGACTAACGATAACATTGCAGTGATTGAGAAAGATATTTTTGATTTAACACAGAATGACTTTAAAGACTTTGATGTTGTTGTAAATGCATTTGGTGCGCCATTAGGTGAAGAACAAATTCACGTAGATGCAGGGAATGTCTTGATTGAAGCAGCAAAAGGTATAGATACACGATTGATTGTTGTTGGTGGTGCGGGGAGTCTGTTTGTAGATGAAGCAAAAACGACACGCTTACTCGAAACACCCGAGTTCCCAGAAGTATTCAAACCAACAGCAGTCGGTTCATTGCGTAACTTAGAAATTTTAGAAAAAACGACTGGCCTGACATGGACATTTTTAAGTCCTGCTGCTGACTTTGACTATGAAGGGAAGCGTACAGGTACGTATCAATTAGGCAAAGACAACGTGATTGTGAATGCAAAAGGAGATAGTTACATTAGTTATGCAGACTATGCGATTGCACTTGTAGATGAAGCAGAATATGGGCGATTTATCAATACACGCTTTACAGTTGTTGGTGAAGCGGAATAA
- a CDS encoding ISL3 family transposase: MCNDILKLLKIKDENIQVLKVEEDVEVRGRLSTVVYGTLSYTPKACMKCGCVNDGQIHKHGKRVSRLTLLKSQESNVYLNLAKERFKCLHCLKTFTAQTNIVDSNCFITNRVKLAIQDKLTRVQCEIDIAHDCSVSPSTVKRCIHQLSQSLIVKPSSGLPKHISIDEFKSVKNVTTAMSFLFIDNETNQIIDILEDRRIHKLKEYFYRFDRRERLAVKTVTADMYEPYINFIHEVFPNAILIFDRFHIVQHLNRELNKQRISVMNAYRYRSSTDYTKMKKHWKLFLSDRQDINSYEYFWSKSFKTYTTSRDVLTYLLSLDQQLYDTYMLVHQLREALKQCDWLRFKETLMGVEKKHVSRGVWRIIRFYKKYEYVLYSTIKYPKFNNGAIEGINNKIKLIKRVSYGYRNFNNFKARILIIFKLYQRSKKQELLSCVA, from the coding sequence ATGTGTAATGATATATTAAAACTACTAAAAATAAAAGATGAAAATATTCAAGTTCTTAAGGTGGAAGAAGATGTAGAAGTGCGTGGTCGGCTTTCTACGGTTGTTTATGGAACACTTTCTTATACACCCAAAGCTTGTATGAAGTGTGGTTGTGTCAATGATGGGCAAATCCATAAGCATGGTAAACGCGTTTCGCGTTTAACACTATTAAAATCTCAAGAATCCAATGTTTATCTTAATTTAGCGAAAGAACGCTTTAAGTGTCTACATTGTTTAAAGACTTTTACGGCTCAAACAAACATTGTTGATAGTAACTGCTTTATTACCAACCGTGTGAAATTAGCGATTCAGGATAAACTCACACGTGTACAGTGTGAGATAGATATCGCTCATGATTGTAGTGTTTCACCGAGTACAGTTAAAAGATGTATTCATCAACTCTCACAATCATTAATAGTCAAACCTTCATCTGGATTGCCAAAACATATCTCCATAGATGAGTTTAAAAGCGTTAAGAACGTGACAACAGCGATGAGTTTTTTGTTTATAGATAATGAAACGAATCAGATTATTGATATCTTAGAAGATAGACGTATTCATAAACTCAAAGAGTACTTCTATCGCTTTGATCGACGTGAACGATTAGCTGTTAAAACTGTAACTGCTGATATGTATGAACCATACATCAACTTCATTCATGAAGTATTTCCAAATGCGATTTTGATCTTTGATCGCTTTCACATTGTTCAGCACCTTAATCGTGAATTAAATAAGCAACGTATTTCTGTAATGAATGCTTATCGCTATCGATCATCAACAGATTACACGAAAATGAAAAAGCACTGGAAACTCTTTCTTTCTGACAGGCAGGATATTAATAGTTATGAATACTTTTGGTCGAAGTCTTTCAAAACGTACACAACATCAAGAGATGTTTTAACATATCTACTAAGTCTTGATCAGCAGCTCTATGACACTTATATGTTAGTTCATCAACTTCGTGAAGCATTGAAACAATGTGACTGGTTACGTTTCAAAGAAACTTTAATGGGTGTCGAAAAGAAGCATGTATCACGTGGTGTTTGGCGTATCATTCGATTCTATAAGAAATACGAGTATGTCCTTTACTCAACAATCAAGTACCCGAAGTTTAACAATGGAGCGATTGAAGGTATCAATAATAAAATTAAGCTTATTAAACGTGTATCATATGGCTATCGCAACTTTAATAACTTTAAAGCGAGAATACTCATCATTTTTAAGCTGTATCAACGTTCTAAAAAGCAAGAGCTATTAAGCTGTGTTGCATAA
- a CDS encoding NAD-dependent epimerase/dehydratase family protein, with the protein MKLLITGGAGFIGSHIADHYHAKSHEVFVLDNLASGHRENIPFIDEDHFFEVDVCDTEKVTDIIKLHQFDVVIHLAAVVSVVDTVNQPVKSNKVNIDATLNLLETNREHNPQLKKFVFASSAAVYGNNPQLPKTTQSIVQPESPYAVQKYAGEQYTKMYHHLYDLPTTALRFFNIYGPKQDPNSQYSGVISIMKRKFDNDETFTFFGDGEQTRDFVYVKDLVNAIALVVENSETNGEVLNVGTGNQTSLKDIFSAFESSYQKTVDYQFEPARKGDVKHSVADVTPLKEIGYEPQYTINTGLEEYLNS; encoded by the coding sequence ATGAAATTATTAATAACTGGAGGAGCCGGATTTATCGGTTCACATATTGCAGATCATTATCATGCAAAATCACATGAGGTATTTGTATTAGATAATTTAGCGAGTGGTCATAGAGAAAACATCCCATTTATCGATGAAGATCACTTTTTTGAAGTGGATGTGTGTGATACAGAAAAAGTCACTGACATTATTAAATTACATCAATTCGATGTTGTAATTCATCTTGCAGCAGTCGTGAGTGTTGTTGATACTGTTAATCAACCTGTGAAGTCGAACAAAGTGAATATCGATGCGACACTTAATTTATTAGAAACGAACCGTGAACATAATCCACAACTTAAAAAATTTGTTTTTGCTTCTTCTGCAGCAGTATATGGTAATAACCCACAATTACCAAAGACAACGCAAAGTATTGTACAACCAGAATCACCATATGCGGTGCAAAAATATGCTGGAGAACAATACACGAAAATGTATCATCATCTTTATGATTTACCAACTACTGCACTACGTTTCTTTAATATTTATGGTCCGAAACAAGATCCAAACTCACAATATTCAGGTGTTATTTCTATTATGAAACGCAAATTTGACAACGATGAAACATTTACGTTCTTTGGTGATGGTGAACAAACGAGAGATTTTGTTTACGTAAAAGACTTAGTCAATGCGATTGCACTTGTCGTTGAAAATTCTGAGACGAATGGTGAAGTATTAAATGTTGGTACTGGTAATCAAACATCATTGAAAGATATCTTTAGTGCTTTTGAATCAAGCTATCAAAAGACAGTAGATTATCAGTTTGAACCTGCTAGAAAAGGTGATGTAAAGCATTCAGTTGCAGATGTTACACCACTGAAAGAGATTGGATATGAACCACAGTATACAATTAATACTGGCTTAGAAGAATATCTAAATAGTTAA
- a CDS encoding Rrf2 family transcriptional regulator → MSISSRFSIGIHILTLIETTKDEVISSEYIAGSVNANPAMIRKIMGMLKKAELIDVRPGVAGARLAKDLTEVTLLDVYKAVSVVKDDALFNIHDNPSPNCHVGRNIQATIEPIFHLAQNALEQVLENVTIDAIVKDIQAREKQLN, encoded by the coding sequence ATGTCTATTAGTAGTCGCTTTTCTATCGGAATTCATATCTTAACATTGATTGAAACAACTAAAGATGAAGTCATCTCATCTGAATATATCGCTGGCAGTGTTAATGCCAATCCAGCAATGATACGCAAAATTATGGGGATGTTGAAAAAGGCTGAACTGATTGATGTGCGTCCAGGTGTTGCCGGTGCACGACTGGCGAAGGATTTAACGGAGGTTACTTTGTTAGATGTATACAAGGCAGTGAGTGTAGTCAAAGATGATGCATTATTCAATATACACGACAACCCTAGTCCAAATTGTCATGTTGGGCGAAATATTCAAGCGACCATTGAACCTATCTTTCACCTAGCGCAAAATGCGTTAGAACAAGTGCTTGAGAACGTCACAATTGATGCGATTGTCAAAGATATCCAAGCACGTGAAAAACAGTTAAATTAA